A DNA window from Acetobacter aceti NBRC 14818 contains the following coding sequences:
- the fdhD gene encoding formate dehydrogenase accessory sulfurtransferase FdhD — MIPLFHTTKVTGLDCPEQEFDLNIADEVPVKLVFNGIFPYGVMMLTPDHLTDFAFGYCLTERIIEKAEQIRSVVMTESEDGPTLDITVSGDCFSALLRRRPRAQTGHSSCGICGSDDVPSVDASCQSPFVLNPRISSAAIRRALQDLDRWQTLNTATRMVHGAAWANGEGEILLIREDIGRHNALDKLIGVRMRNGTLSDDGICLLTSRYSYEMALKTICAGMTTVVAVSAPTERAFRLAERMNQTLIAIARHDRQFVFCGGERLTGR; from the coding sequence ATGATTCCCTTATTTCATACAACGAAAGTGACGGGCCTCGATTGTCCAGAGCAGGAGTTCGACCTGAATATCGCCGATGAGGTGCCGGTCAAACTTGTCTTCAATGGAATATTTCCCTACGGCGTGATGATGCTGACGCCGGATCATCTGACGGATTTCGCATTTGGTTACTGTCTGACGGAACGCATTATTGAGAAGGCAGAACAAATACGATCGGTCGTGATGACGGAAAGTGAAGATGGTCCGACGCTTGATATCACGGTTTCGGGTGACTGCTTTTCGGCGTTGTTGCGGCGCAGACCCCGAGCCCAGACCGGGCATTCGAGCTGTGGGATCTGCGGCAGCGACGATGTGCCCTCAGTGGATGCGAGCTGTCAGTCGCCTTTTGTGCTCAATCCCAGGATTTCGTCGGCTGCGATCCGTCGTGCGTTGCAGGATCTTGACCGCTGGCAGACACTGAATACTGCGACACGCATGGTCCACGGAGCAGCGTGGGCAAACGGGGAAGGCGAGATTCTTCTGATCCGGGAAGATATCGGTCGCCACAATGCGCTCGACAAGCTGATCGGTGTTCGTATGCGCAACGGCACGCTTTCCGACGACGGAATCTGTCTACTCACCAGCCGTTATTCCTATGAAATGGCGCTCAAGACAATATGCGCGGGCATGACCACTGTTGTCGCAGTATCAGCCCCGACTGAGCGTGCTTTTCGGCTGGCCGAGCGGATGAACCAGACGTTGATTGCAATCGCCCGGCATGACCGGCAGTTCGTCTTCTGCGGCGGTGAACGTCTGACGGGGCGATGA
- a CDS encoding MoaD/ThiS family protein, giving the protein MPRIELEYFAQLGEQAGRRVETRETSETTAAALYEELRAAYGFALPAGQMRVAVNAAFRPWTQSLKEGDHVVFIPPVSGG; this is encoded by the coding sequence ATGCCAAGGATAGAACTCGAATATTTCGCACAACTGGGTGAACAGGCTGGTCGTCGCGTCGAAACGAGAGAGACGTCGGAGACCACGGCGGCAGCGCTTTATGAGGAACTTCGTGCGGCATATGGCTTTGCGCTTCCTGCCGGGCAGATGCGTGTTGCCGTGAATGCGGCTTTCCGACCCTGGACCCAGAGTCTGAAAGAAGGGGACCATGTGGTGTTCATTCCACCGGTCAGTGGCGGATGA
- a CDS encoding nitrate reductase associated protein — translation MIFEFERDFAGSLRCIPMITRQKLDIVGIKMTLRQWSRLSREERGRLVEMCCDTPAEQEAYRALVLDLIAARADEPVRFLPPLTFEDWREADQMPEAVSIQAEADGVPVPTPQQWAALSPLERFALIKLARSKHENENFVPALKEFGILQGEG, via the coding sequence ATGATTTTCGAATTCGAGCGCGACTTCGCCGGTTCGCTGCGTTGTATTCCCATGATTACGCGGCAAAAGCTCGATATTGTCGGCATCAAGATGACGCTTCGTCAGTGGAGCCGGCTGTCGCGTGAGGAACGGGGCAGGCTGGTGGAGATGTGCTGCGATACGCCCGCGGAACAGGAAGCATACCGCGCCCTTGTTCTGGATCTGATTGCGGCACGGGCGGATGAGCCTGTGCGCTTTCTGCCCCCTCTGACGTTTGAAGACTGGCGCGAGGCGGATCAGATGCCGGAAGCGGTATCGATACAGGCAGAGGCGGACGGTGTGCCAGTTCCCACGCCGCAGCAATGGGCAGCGTTATCGCCGCTTGAGCGATTTGCGCTGATCAAGCTCGCAAGATCGAAGCATGAAAATGAAAATTTCGTGCCAGCATTGAAAGAGTTCGGCATCCTTCAGGGAGAGGGTTGA
- the moaA gene encoding GTP 3',8-cyclase MoaA, translated as MNAELLPVVRPTKDQLNRPLRDLRISVMDRCNFRCSYCMPDSIYHEGFSFLTPDERLSFDEIERVARVAAELGVTKLRLTGGEPLLRPNLPELVARLVRIPGIEDIALTTNGMLLARQAAALRKAGLHRVTVSLDSLDPTVFARMSGGRGDLQTVLDGIEAARAIGFPHGVKINTVVQRDVNDAGIPKLLAHFRHTDVIVRLIEYMDVGNRNGWDRADVVTSREMMTRIDALWPLDPVSPAYRGEVAARYRYVDGGGEIGFISSVSAPFCGNCSRARLSSDGQLFTCLFATKGTDLRTVLRDADHAGEDEPLRQALAGIWHRRTDRYSEERQERRSRAEASPEDKAGEKIEMHYIGG; from the coding sequence ATGAATGCAGAACTCTTGCCGGTCGTCAGGCCCACAAAAGACCAGCTCAATCGACCGCTCAGGGATCTACGCATTTCCGTGATGGATCGGTGCAATTTTCGCTGCTCCTATTGCATGCCGGATTCGATTTATCATGAAGGTTTCAGTTTTCTGACGCCTGATGAACGGCTGAGTTTTGACGAAATCGAACGGGTGGCACGGGTAGCGGCTGAACTGGGCGTGACCAAGTTGCGGCTGACCGGAGGAGAACCACTGCTTCGTCCGAACCTGCCGGAACTGGTGGCGCGGCTTGTGCGGATTCCGGGGATCGAAGATATCGCGCTCACGACCAACGGGATGCTGCTGGCGCGTCAGGCTGCTGCACTTCGTAAAGCTGGTCTGCACCGTGTGACCGTGAGTCTCGATAGTCTGGATCCGACTGTGTTTGCGCGCATGAGCGGCGGACGCGGTGATCTGCAAACCGTGCTGGATGGTATCGAGGCAGCGCGTGCAATCGGTTTTCCTCATGGAGTGAAGATCAACACGGTTGTGCAGCGTGACGTGAACGACGCGGGTATCCCGAAACTTCTTGCACACTTCCGGCATACAGATGTGATCGTACGCTTGATAGAATATATGGATGTCGGCAATCGCAACGGCTGGGACCGTGCTGACGTCGTAACCTCGCGCGAGATGATGACGCGGATCGATGCGCTCTGGCCTCTTGATCCGGTGTCCCCTGCTTATCGTGGCGAAGTCGCTGCCCGTTACCGCTATGTCGATGGTGGTGGAGAGATCGGGTTCATCTCCTCGGTCAGTGCGCCGTTTTGCGGAAATTGCTCGCGGGCGCGGCTCTCTTCAGATGGGCAGCTATTCACCTGTCTCTTCGCCACGAAAGGCACCGACCTGCGGACAGTCCTGCGTGATGCCGATCATGCGGGTGAGGATGAGCCGCTCCGACAGGCGCTGGCGGGCATCTGGCATCGTCGCACCGATCGATACAGCGAAGAGCGTCAGGAACGACGGTCCCGGGCTGAAGCTTCTCCTGAGGATAAGGCGGGGGAGAAAATTGAAATGCACTATATCGGAGGGTGA
- a CDS encoding FdhF/YdeP family oxidoreductase codes for MSKEKESEFKPYHHPAGGWGAANATAKVLMEQSVLVKGSRGLLAMNQPGGFKCPSCAFPDPDHRKTLEFCENGAKTLAHEVTKARVTREFFAQHTVTELMERSDYWLEMQGRLTEPMRYDAATDKYVPVAWDDAFALIGKHLQALDSPHQAEFYTSGRTANETAFLYSIFVREFGTNNFPDCSNMCHEPTSRGLPPAIGIGKGTIVMADFEHAEAIFVIGQNTGTNSPRMMTNLVEARKRGIPIVLINPMPERALIRFTEPQDILQMGTFGSTAISSEFVHVRIGGDLAIFKGMMRALFEAEERGEKVLDQDFIAEHTAGLEALRADVMSVSWADITRISGVSEEQIRRIAGIYAKSNATIICYGMGLTQHQEGSHLVQQVASLLLLKGNFGKKGAGIAPIRGHSNVQGDRTVGIDEKPTQAYLDRVRDVFGFEPPREHGHHVVEAVAAMEEGTAKVFFGMGGNFARAIPDTERSYEAMGRLNLTVNVTTKLNRGHLVHGKDALILPVVSRSEIIRTTKGEQFVTIEDAMSNVTPSRGVFEPVSPDVRPETEIICRVAMATLPHSKTAWADYIEDYTLIRDRIAEVYPEIYTGFSEKMKDPHGFHLDIPPRRRVWKTPNGKANFIVMPGLEVNDVIEDPAMLRLATIRSHDQYNTTIYSNSDRYRGVYNNRLVIFMNKEDREDRGLENGAVIGLETYSEDGRRRYVDGLTILDYPMPRGAIAGYYPELNPLLPLDFYDEISGTPAAKAIPVKVVPSIASAAPIRIAG; via the coding sequence ATGAGCAAAGAAAAAGAATCTGAATTCAAGCCCTATCATCATCCTGCTGGTGGATGGGGAGCCGCGAACGCGACAGCCAAGGTCCTTATGGAACAGAGTGTTCTGGTCAAGGGATCACGCGGTCTGCTGGCAATGAACCAGCCGGGCGGCTTCAAATGCCCGAGCTGTGCTTTCCCTGATCCCGATCATCGCAAGACACTTGAATTCTGCGAGAACGGTGCCAAGACGCTGGCGCATGAGGTGACCAAGGCGCGCGTCACGCGGGAGTTCTTCGCCCAGCATACCGTCACGGAACTGATGGAGCGCAGCGATTACTGGCTGGAGATGCAAGGGCGTCTGACCGAGCCCATGCGCTATGATGCGGCAACCGACAAATACGTTCCGGTCGCTTGGGACGATGCGTTCGCGTTGATCGGCAAGCATCTTCAGGCGCTCGACAGTCCGCATCAGGCGGAGTTCTACACATCCGGCAGAACGGCCAATGAAACGGCGTTTCTCTATTCCATCTTCGTGCGTGAATTCGGGACCAACAATTTCCCCGACTGCTCGAACATGTGCCACGAGCCGACATCGCGGGGACTGCCGCCAGCCATTGGCATCGGCAAAGGCACGATTGTCATGGCCGATTTCGAGCATGCCGAGGCAATCTTCGTTATCGGACAGAATACGGGCACCAATTCCCCACGCATGATGACGAACCTCGTGGAGGCGCGCAAACGCGGCATCCCGATCGTGCTGATCAATCCGATGCCCGAACGTGCGCTGATCCGCTTCACCGAGCCGCAGGACATCCTGCAGATGGGGACGTTTGGTTCAACCGCGATTTCCAGCGAATTCGTGCATGTGCGTATTGGTGGCGATCTGGCCATTTTCAAAGGCATGATGCGCGCGCTGTTCGAAGCCGAAGAGCGTGGTGAGAAGGTTCTGGATCAGGACTTCATCGCGGAGCACACAGCGGGACTGGAGGCTCTGCGTGCGGATGTGATGTCAGTCTCCTGGGCGGATATCACCCGCATATCCGGAGTGTCTGAAGAACAGATCCGCCGGATTGCCGGAATTTACGCCAAATCGAACGCGACGATCATCTGCTACGGGATGGGACTGACGCAGCATCAGGAAGGTTCTCATCTTGTTCAGCAGGTGGCGAGTCTGCTGCTTCTGAAAGGGAATTTCGGAAAGAAGGGTGCAGGTATCGCCCCGATCCGGGGGCATTCCAACGTGCAGGGCGACCGCACGGTCGGCATCGACGAGAAGCCAACGCAGGCCTATCTGGATCGCGTGCGGGATGTCTTCGGGTTCGAGCCGCCGCGTGAGCACGGTCATCATGTCGTCGAAGCGGTCGCGGCCATGGAAGAAGGCACGGCAAAGGTTTTCTTTGGCATGGGTGGGAATTTCGCTCGCGCCATCCCGGATACCGAGCGTTCCTATGAAGCGATGGGACGGCTGAACCTGACGGTCAACGTCACGACCAAGCTGAATCGTGGCCATCTGGTTCACGGCAAGGACGCACTGATCCTGCCGGTCGTGTCCCGCTCCGAGATTATCCGGACAACCAAGGGAGAGCAGTTCGTCACCATCGAGGATGCGATGTCGAACGTGACCCCGTCGCGCGGTGTGTTCGAACCGGTCAGCCCGGATGTGAGACCGGAAACCGAGATCATCTGTCGCGTGGCAATGGCGACGCTGCCTCATTCGAAAACAGCGTGGGCAGATTATATCGAGGATTATACGCTGATCCGTGACAGGATTGCGGAGGTCTATCCCGAGATTTACACCGGTTTTTCGGAGAAAATGAAAGATCCTCACGGTTTTCATCTCGATATTCCACCGCGCCGACGCGTGTGGAAAACGCCGAACGGCAAGGCGAACTTCATTGTCATGCCGGGACTTGAAGTCAACGACGTCATCGAAGATCCGGCCATGCTGCGTCTGGCGACGATCCGTTCGCACGATCAGTACAACACCACGATCTACAGCAATAGCGACCGGTATCGTGGTGTGTACAACAACCGCCTCGTCATTTTCATGAACAAGGAGGATCGTGAAGATCGGGGGCTGGAGAACGGAGCGGTCATCGGTCTGGAAACCTATAGCGAGGACGGACGCCGTCGGTACGTCGATGGGCTGACGATCCTTGACTATCCCATGCCGCGTGGCGCCATCGCGGGGTATTACCCGGAACTCAATCCGCTTCTGCCGCTTGATTTTTATGACGAGATCAGTGGCACGCCAGCCGCCAAGGCCATTCCGGTCAAAGTGGTGCCGAGTATTGCCTCGGCGGCGCCAATCCGGATCGCTGGCTGA
- a CDS encoding NTP transferase domain-containing protein translates to MKPLYGLVLAGGVSRRMGQDKAALAYQGRPQLDRAFSLLAPRVSRCFVSLRENQKTDAVRCVYPGITDRSQEIGPAAGLLAAYEEYPDVAWLVLACDLPFLDAPTLDALIQARREGYTAVAFRSEHDELPEPFCTIWEPEALEILSHQVASGRVGPRQALFSGVTGLLPPCTPGALDNINTPEEREQAEVRLAHWQEQICQG, encoded by the coding sequence ATGAAGCCTCTCTACGGACTTGTTCTCGCGGGCGGTGTCAGCCGCCGCATGGGACAGGACAAGGCGGCGCTTGCTTATCAGGGGCGACCGCAACTTGACCGTGCGTTCAGCCTGCTTGCGCCGCGCGTCAGCCGCTGTTTTGTATCCCTGCGGGAAAACCAGAAAACCGATGCCGTGAGATGCGTCTATCCCGGAATCACCGATAGGTCTCAGGAAATCGGACCTGCCGCAGGTTTGCTCGCCGCTTACGAGGAATATCCTGATGTCGCATGGCTAGTACTGGCATGCGACCTGCCGTTTCTGGACGCGCCAACGCTCGATGCGCTGATTCAGGCCCGTCGGGAGGGATATACGGCTGTTGCGTTCCGAAGTGAGCATGACGAGTTACCGGAACCGTTCTGTACCATCTGGGAACCTGAGGCTCTGGAAATATTATCTCATCAGGTAGCGTCTGGCAGGGTCGGGCCGCGGCAGGCGCTTTTCAGCGGCGTTACAGGTCTTTTACCTCCATGCACCCCCGGCGCACTCGACAATATCAATACACCCGAGGAGCGGGAGCAGGCTGAAGTCAGGCTTGCCCACTGGCAGGAGCAGATATGCCAAGGATAG
- the cydB gene encoding cytochrome d ubiquinol oxidase subunit II: MMDFAHWLPIIWAVILIAAISIYVILDGFDLGIGMLFMLERDETRRNVMISTIAPVWDGNETWMVLGGAVLYGVFPGAYATLLPAFYLPIVLMLVALIFRGVAFEFRVMTRGTPRARHWDLGFMIGSAVAAFCQGSVLGGVIQGVKVTDGAFSGGSLDWLTPFTILCGLSVMCGYALLGATWLVWRTTGVLEASCRHWAGRLAIGLFTCIVAVSFWTPLLHAPYLRRWTEWPNILFVAPVPVLVIVFGLLLAASLRKGHSRVPFLCALGWFFLCLSGLGITVWPYAVPPTLTLWDVSSPPSSQFFQLVGTVTLLPIILTYTIYSYRVFRGKVSEADGYH; encoded by the coding sequence ATGATGGATTTTGCACACTGGCTGCCGATCATCTGGGCCGTTATCCTGATCGCTGCGATCTCGATCTATGTCATTCTTGACGGGTTCGATCTCGGCATTGGCATGCTGTTCATGCTCGAACGGGACGAGACACGACGCAATGTCATGATCAGCACGATCGCTCCGGTCTGGGACGGTAACGAGACATGGATGGTTCTGGGGGGCGCCGTGCTCTACGGTGTTTTCCCCGGCGCTTATGCCACGCTGCTGCCCGCCTTCTATCTGCCGATCGTGCTGATGCTGGTTGCCCTGATCTTTCGTGGTGTCGCCTTCGAATTCCGCGTAATGACCAGAGGCACACCCCGCGCACGACACTGGGATCTTGGTTTCATGATCGGCTCGGCGGTTGCCGCGTTCTGTCAGGGATCGGTCCTCGGCGGCGTGATCCAGGGCGTCAAGGTTACTGACGGCGCTTTTTCAGGCGGATCACTCGACTGGCTGACACCATTCACCATCCTTTGCGGACTGTCGGTGATGTGCGGTTATGCCCTGCTTGGCGCAACGTGGCTGGTATGGCGGACGACCGGCGTTCTGGAAGCCTCTTGCCGCCACTGGGCAGGCCGACTGGCGATCGGGCTGTTCACATGTATCGTCGCTGTCAGCTTCTGGACGCCCCTGCTGCATGCGCCTTATCTCCGCCGCTGGACGGAATGGCCGAACATCCTGTTCGTGGCCCCGGTGCCTGTACTCGTGATCGTGTTTGGTCTTCTGCTGGCTGCAAGTCTGCGAAAAGGGCATTCTCGTGTGCCTTTCCTTTGCGCTCTTGGCTGGTTCTTTCTGTGCCTGTCCGGTCTTGGCATTACCGTATGGCCCTATGCCGTGCCGCCAACACTGACCCTGTGGGACGTGTCGTCGCCGCCTTCCAGCCAGTTCTTCCAGCTTGTCGGGACCGTCACCCTTCTGCCGATCATCCTGACCTACACAATTTACTCCTATCGCGTGTTTCGCGGAAAAGTGTCTGAAGCCGATGGCTACCATTGA
- a CDS encoding glycosyltransferase family 61 protein — MIAPCERENLSYDLISEDMEVFEYKTALAIPSSERLLEDFSGIYDKYGRIISAGSLFRGPELDYVMGKKHYILGKFNPRSAFPSISDIYWGGFFVGHYGHFIMDTLPRWWNYKKFKSMGYKIALNSHLSREKILSLVWFREFLFLLDIDENDFVVFTFPVIIKNLIVAESPMMDRNCVNDELAKFYQSIGDKAMQHSDPELRSIKNVYITRENLKYGGLYIKNEKEISESLRNDGFSIVSPENLSLCDQLCLFRNKNVTGFVGSAFHNSAFSKGTNGLALSFSKKINRSYALFDAVNEAKISYYHIEDYSIEGKEHFGGSFSVLNPKKLVSFIDNWVCGKVKNNFLYEFSDWEKENIPSQAMDIDGPYKIYDHRGLEAYIHPQESALWFGSSGNGTPFTHPVHAFISGNTIFLIVAHKDAPVLHIDGMDSLSPVLMLDFLGDKSLCGISFQKNGVVTSSPINENNKAIIKGAYFGEWEKFRLEKDNNIISCGRYDKIISLIKKKLTYQ, encoded by the coding sequence ATGATTGCCCCATGTGAACGTGAAAATCTATCATATGATCTTATTAGTGAGGACATGGAAGTATTTGAATATAAAACGGCCCTCGCCATCCCCTCCAGTGAAAGATTACTTGAGGATTTTTCTGGTATTTATGATAAATATGGGCGTATCATATCCGCAGGATCTCTATTCAGAGGGCCTGAACTAGATTATGTGATGGGGAAAAAACATTATATTCTTGGAAAATTCAACCCAAGAAGTGCTTTTCCTTCTATCTCAGATATTTATTGGGGAGGTTTTTTTGTAGGCCATTACGGTCATTTTATAATGGATACGCTGCCTCGGTGGTGGAACTACAAAAAATTTAAAAGTATGGGCTATAAAATTGCTTTAAATAGCCATTTAAGCAGAGAAAAAATTCTTTCTCTGGTTTGGTTTCGTGAATTTTTATTTCTTCTTGATATAGACGAAAATGATTTTGTAGTCTTTACATTTCCGGTAATTATTAAAAATCTTATCGTTGCAGAATCTCCCATGATGGATAGGAATTGCGTAAATGACGAACTGGCCAAATTTTATCAATCAATTGGCGATAAGGCGATGCAGCATTCGGATCCAGAATTGCGTTCAATAAAAAATGTATATATTACAAGAGAAAATTTAAAATACGGGGGATTGTACATAAAAAACGAAAAGGAGATATCAGAGAGTTTAAGGAACGATGGGTTTTCTATTGTAAGTCCAGAGAATTTATCTTTGTGCGATCAGCTCTGTCTTTTCAGAAATAAAAACGTAACAGGGTTTGTTGGATCTGCATTTCATAATAGCGCTTTTAGTAAGGGCACTAATGGCCTTGCTTTATCATTTTCAAAAAAAATCAACCGATCATATGCACTTTTTGATGCTGTCAACGAAGCAAAGATTTCTTACTACCATATAGAAGACTATTCGATTGAAGGAAAAGAGCATTTTGGTGGTTCTTTTTCTGTTCTCAATCCCAAAAAATTAGTCTCATTTATTGATAATTGGGTCTGTGGAAAAGTAAAAAATAACTTTCTTTATGAATTTTCTGATTGGGAAAAAGAAAATATTCCTTCACAGGCTATGGATATTGATGGTCCATATAAAATTTATGATCACAGAGGGTTAGAGGCTTATATTCATCCACAAGAAAGTGCGCTCTGGTTTGGTAGCAGTGGAAACGGCACGCCTTTTACTCACCCAGTACATGCATTTATTTCAGGAAATACTATATTCCTGATTGTAGCCCATAAAGACGCGCCTGTGCTACATATTGACGGGATGGACAGCTTATCGCCAGTTTTGATGCTGGATTTCCTTGGTGATAAAAGCCTTTGCGGAATATCTTTTCAGAAAAATGGTGTTGTTACATCGTCTCCGATTAATGAAAACAATAAAGCCATTATAAAAGGAGCTTATTTTGGTGAGTGGGAGAAGTTTAGATTAGAAAAGGACAACAATATAATTTCTTGCGGTCGCTATGACAAAATAATTTCATTAATAAAGAAAAAGCTCACATACCAATAA
- a CDS encoding glycosyltransferase family 2 protein translates to MVPKACEIGIAITTYNRKEMVCALVERIRQITKENYFLVVCDDGSTDGTIEALKRLGVTVIGGSNKGIAWNKNRGLFFFSNICRADSIILMDDDVFPNMFGWAQEWAYGSYRVGHVNYVPHFYDRSSPRRPMTAMNLGVGHMIGGMLLAQNAKALASVGYMDTRFGRYGHEHTDFSLRFLRAGFGGVRVLWNGEMHNRFYLMDSGIELKEAKSSGQKADLERNANLLTALEKEPIYRSAWNNEEEKRDFLQEFGAGFFEMEAPPLAGTVFNADSYLSLNPDISHSGWDGFAHYIEHGLRENRKF, encoded by the coding sequence ATGGTTCCGAAAGCATGCGAGATAGGTATTGCAATTACAACATACAATAGAAAAGAAATGGTTTGCGCCCTTGTCGAAAGAATAAGGCAAATTACAAAAGAGAATTATTTCCTGGTTGTATGCGATGATGGATCGACGGATGGAACAATTGAAGCGTTAAAACGATTGGGAGTCACAGTTATAGGAGGAAGCAATAAAGGCATTGCCTGGAACAAAAACAGAGGGCTTTTCTTTTTCTCTAATATTTGCAGAGCAGATTCCATTATTTTAATGGATGATGATGTTTTTCCAAATATGTTTGGCTGGGCACAAGAGTGGGCTTACGGCAGCTACCGTGTTGGTCATGTGAATTATGTGCCTCATTTTTATGACAGATCGTCTCCACGACGCCCGATGACCGCCATGAATCTGGGGGTGGGGCACATGATCGGAGGCATGTTGCTAGCGCAGAATGCGAAAGCTTTGGCATCTGTAGGTTATATGGATACCCGATTTGGGCGTTACGGGCATGAACATACAGATTTTTCCCTGCGATTTTTAAGAGCCGGTTTTGGAGGAGTGCGTGTCCTCTGGAATGGAGAAATGCATAATAGATTTTATCTAATGGACAGCGGTATTGAATTGAAGGAAGCAAAAAGCTCTGGCCAGAAGGCCGATCTGGAGCGAAATGCAAATCTTCTGACAGCCTTGGAGAAAGAGCCTATTTACCGTTCTGCATGGAATAACGAAGAGGAAAAGAGGGATTTTTTACAGGAATTTGGAGCTGGATTTTTTGAAATGGAAGCACCTCCACTCGCTGGAACTGTCTTTAATGCCGATAGCTACCTCTCTTTAAATCCCGATATTTCTCATTCTGGATGGGATGGCTTTGCCCATTATATTGAGCATGGGTTACGAGAAAACAGGAAATTTTAA
- a CDS encoding DUF2474 family protein — MATIEIVKGDGSRASRHLSIRLAWLIAIWIVSTAAFFIAASLLHLLVPK, encoded by the coding sequence ATGGCTACCATTGAAATTGTAAAGGGTGACGGTTCGCGGGCGTCCCGTCACCTGAGCATCCGGTTGGCGTGGCTTATCGCCATCTGGATTGTCAGTACCGCCGCATTCTTTATCGCAGCCTCGTTACTTCATCTTCTGGTGCCCAAATGA
- a CDS encoding molybdenum cofactor biosynthesis protein MoaE produces MSRFLIADTTVDIGALRETLLKPEAGGFCTFEGWVRQTNDGRLVSAIEYEAFAPLAISEGRSILDEVRERFDITATCAMHRTGYLPVGDLAVWIGVAAPHRDAAFKACRYVIDEIKRRVPIWKREHYVDGQIEWVACHHVG; encoded by the coding sequence ATGAGCCGCTTTCTGATTGCCGACACGACCGTCGACATCGGCGCGCTACGGGAAACGCTTCTGAAGCCAGAGGCTGGCGGTTTCTGCACTTTCGAGGGATGGGTGCGACAGACGAACGATGGAAGGCTCGTTTCAGCCATCGAGTATGAGGCGTTTGCACCTCTGGCTATTTCCGAAGGACGGTCCATTCTCGACGAGGTGAGGGAACGTTTTGACATCACGGCGACCTGCGCGATGCATCGGACGGGTTATCTGCCGGTTGGTGATCTCGCCGTATGGATCGGTGTTGCCGCACCCCATCGCGATGCCGCATTCAAGGCCTGCCGTTACGTCATTGATGAGATCAAGCGTCGCGTGCCGATCTGGAAACGCGAGCATTATGTGGATGGTCAAATTGAATGGGTGGCCTGTCATCATGTCGGCTGA